Within Nocardia terpenica, the genomic segment AAGAGTGAGGCCCCGGTCGACTACGGCATCTGCTTGCTGGCTACTGCCGTGATCGCCGGGGCGCTCGTAATCCTGGTCCGCTGGTTGCGGGCTAGGTAAACCCACCAGATGGGGCGTCGGCTGCACGGCGTCCCATCGCCAGCATCACTTGCGTGACGGCCCCAACTATACGCCGTGGGTGCTCGCCCGGCGAAGCAGCTCGTCTGTCCGTGCCCTACGGGATGACAGGGCGTCAAGGGCCTCCTGAACTGGGTCCACGGCGGCTTGCACGCTCACTGCATCCTTGGTTGGAAAGGCGGGCGGAAACGGGCTGAGTGGAGTAGCTACGACGCCAGCGGCTCCGGCTGCCAAGGATGCAGTGATGCGTCGTGATGAACCATCCCACAGCCGAAAGGCGTCGCCGGTGACGGCGCGGATGCTGGCAACGTCCACGCCGGTGACCTTCGCGAGCTTGCCCCCAGCGGGCAGCGCGTCGTGATCACGGGCGTCACGGGCAAGGGCGTGATCGAATACTGTGCCGCCGAACATCGGGTGGCTGTAGATGGTCGAGCCTTCAGGGAGATCCCGGAGAAACGCTAGGGCTTCGCGACGGCCGTTGCGCCGGAGGACGGCCATCGGGGTAAGCGAGCGGTCGACGGCGTGCGCGAAATCCCTTGACTCCCAGCAACATGCCAAGAGTCTCGAAGGATCGGCGACTTCAAGCCAGAGTTCGAGAATGGCGGCACGTTGGTGCGATTCGAGTAGATGACCCTGCGTGGTTGACCCGGAGAGGATGAACAGATCTACCCAGGTGTTTGCCGCCCTCACGGCGTAGCGCCGTGTCGCATCGAAATCGACTGTGCCATCGGTTTTTCGGAGGGTAAGGGCTGGGACGACTACGTCGAATGACATGAGGACTCCACAACGTGCAGGATCTGTTGAGCGGATTCGGCTGGCGAATGCGCTGACGTATCAATGCGGAGATCGGCCATACCCTGGGGGATGGCTACTGTTGCATCCCAGGCGGCTAGCCGTGCATCGGTGTCGCCGGTTGTGCGTGCGCGAATTCGCTGCTCGGCGATATCGCGCGGACACCAGAGTTCGACTGTCGTCCACCGAAGGTGCGGCATCGCGGCTAAAACAGCCTCGATGGCCTCGACCTGCCCGAGATGCAACACCGGAATCTGGTCGGCATTGACCATCCGATTGAGTTCGGGCCGGTCGACGGCATATGTGGCGTCATATCGGCTGTTCGACCAAATGACATCGCCTGAATTCTCCAGCGCGGCAACATGATCGAAGGTAGTCATTCGGTACGTGGCGGTCCTACCGGTGCCGACCTTCAAGCGACGGAACAGCTGGAAGGCGGGATTCGCAGCGATCATCGCATCGGTGATCGTGTCTTTTCCGGATGCCGGTGGGCCGTAGAGGATTACAGCTGCGTCCATCGCTGATCACTCGGACAGCGAGCGAAGGAACGCCTTCGCTTGGGACTGGAGGGGCTCACTGTCGCGGTTATTGATCACGACAGTGTGCGGCCATGGCGGACGGAACGTCGGCTCCACATCGCGCGCGAGGTACTCATCCCAATGTCCGAGCTTCCAAGTGTCTCGGATAGCGCCTCGACGCTTGATATACGACTGCATCGAGGCTGGAACGCACTCGATCCAGATCACCGACATGTCGGCACCGAGACCGCGGAGCGCGGCTTGGGTGCGTTCAAACCATGAGCGCTGCTTGAATTCACGAAGATACGGGGCGGTGCAGATTACGCTCACACCGCATTCGATGTTCTCGAGCATTGCAGCCTCGACGCACTCGTATTCCGCAGGCCGGATCGTGTTGAGATACAGATCGCTGTCACGATCCTGCATTGACGAACCCAATGTGACCAGCGCAGCGTCTACAACCGAGCGAGTGATGGTGTCCTTGTCGACCATCCCCCAGCCGGTTTCGCGTGCAAGGATGCGGCCGAACTCGGTCTTGCCGGAGCCCGCATAGCCTCCGACGATCACCGCTCGGGGCCGCCGACGTTCCGGGGGTTGGGTGGGCGACGTGACGGTGTCCGCGACGATCCGACCTGAACGAGGGCGACTGTAGATCAGTCCATCTTTGGTGAGGATCTCCATCGCGTCGTTGATCGCGCCGACCGAGACATCGAACTGTGCTGCAAGTTCGCGTGTCGACGGGAGGCGCTGGCCCGGCTGTAGTCGACCAGCTTCGATGTCGTTCCGAAGTTGTCGAGCTATCTGCCGATGGCGTACTTCGCTCGTCTCTCCATCTGACATCTATCTGTTCGCCTTTCTGATCGCTGCTGCTCGTAGCTGTTCGCTGCACTGAATGTATCAGTTGCCGCATCCAACGCTGATGCCAGCTGATTCATTCCTGGTGGTAGCTGGAAATTTGTCAGGAAGAGATCCCCGTCACCTCTAGCGATCAGAAGCGTTCAACTGATAGCTTAGAGGTAGTTCAGATGTGATCCACATCTCGAACTGGCGAATAACTGCCCGGTAGGACAGATCCAATGAGGCGATCAGATGGAGTGATCTGAACGCTTCAACAACTCGAAGGAGTTCACAACATGGCGATTCCGAAGGGGTTTCAATTCCCGATCGAGCACGGCAAGGCGTTCCCGCAGCGGTTGATGCTGATGACGGCGATCACTCCGGCAATCAAGTACAACCCGGACCGGAATGCGTTGCAGGAGCAGCTGATCGACTTCGACCCGAAGACGGGTGAGGGGTCGATGCTGCCGCTGTGGAAGGCGACGGTAACAGATCCGCACGAGGCCAGCGACGGCAAGGGCAAGCGGGCATCGTTCGAGATCATCTTCGTTGCGCAGCACCAGCCGATCCCGGCCGGTGAGGAGGTCGCACCGGGCACCGGGCTGTGGTGGATCGAGCTGGAGGGCCTGACCGCGGAGCCGAAGGTGATGGGCCAGGGCGAGTACAAGTACCTGGGCTACCAGTACCGGGCGACCGGGATCAAGGGAGACAACTCCGGTGCCAAGCAGCCTCCGGCCGATCCGGGTGCGTCGCGTCCCTCCACCGGGAAGGCGGCTGCGTGATGTCGTCCTTCCTCACTGCCACAACGCATTTCACATTCGAGTCGGCCGAGTACTGGCCAGAGAAGGTGAACCGCTACGGCCCGGACGACCGGTACGAGTCGCGTGTCCCGGCCTACATCTACGTCCGGTTGGGTGCCGTCACGGTGATGCTGACCATCGAGGACGCTCGCGCCCTGGCGGATGCGCTGCCGAACGTGCTGGCCGAACATGAGTACGCCGATTACGTGGCCGATGCAGCCGTGCAGGTGAAGGCGGTGGCGTGATGGCGAATACGTCGATCGCTCATCCGTTCCGGCTGCTGGCTTTGATCGCAGTCATGGTCACATGGGCGGGGACCTGCTATGCCTCGGCGTACCGCGCCTATGGCTGGCCTGGCGTAGCAACCCTGGCGGTGCTGTCGGTTCTGCTGGGCGTGCTGTCGCGCTCGGTGGCCGTGGATCGGCGCGGTGCGTGATGCTCATTCGTGAGCGCTGGATGCTGGCAGCGCGGGTGTTCGCGGTCCTGGTGATCGTGGGCGTCGGCGCTGCCGCGTTCCGGCTGTCGTTCGCCACGCTGCGGGACCTGGCGGTGCTGGCACATATCCCGGCCTCGGATGCGTGGCTGTTCCCGCTGATCGTGGACGGCACCATCCTTCAGGCCACCGCGGGCGTGCTGGTCCTGGCGAACACCGCCAAGGCCCGCCGCTGGTTCACCTGGGTCCTGATCGCGGGCGCGGTGGTCTCGGTGGCGGGCAATAGCCTGCACGCTGTCGCCGCCGGTCATGATCTGCCCGGCCCGCTGTGCGCGCTGGTCGCGGCTATCGCCCCGGTCGGCCTGCTGGTGGACACGCATGGCCTGGTGATGCTGTTCCGCACAGCTCGCACCGAGTCGATACCGGTTGTCGAACCAACTCCGGAAGCGACTCCCGCCTCGGAACCCACTGCGGCACAACCGGTTTCGATCACTTCAAGCTCGTCGCGACCGGTCACGCCCGAGCCGGTTGCCTCTCCCAATCCCGCACTCGTGCAGCCGGTTCGGCCTCGGGTGCGTCCCATCCATCCTCCGCGTCCGGCACAGCAACAGGCCCTGCCGTTCGCGGTGTCCTGACAAGGAGTCACTGACAATGATCGTGTTCATTCCCTGGCTGGTCGGCCTCGTCGGCGGCCTGGCCTTCCTCGCTTGGCTGATCCCGTGGCCCGGTCGTCCCCGCGCTGCCCGTGAGCAGACCCTGGAAGAGATCGTCGCGGCAGCTCCGGCCCAGTTGCGGCCCGCGGTGCTGGTGCTGTGCGACCCGATGCATACCGCGCTGATGCTGCGGGCGGTCGGCCTCGGCTCGGTGGAAACCGGGTTCCCGGTCCTGGAGAGCTACGACTACGACCGGCAGGGCCTGGTCGTCGAGTTCCAGATGGTGGGCGGGCAGTCGTTCAAGGACTGGAGCAACGACGAGACCCGCGACAAGCTCGCCCATTACTTGGGGGTGGCTCGGGTGACGGTGACCTCGCCTGAGCCGGGCTGGGTCCGTCTTCAGGTGCGCGTGTACGACACGCTCGCTGCCTCGGCAACGGTGCCGACGGTGGTCCCCAATGGTGTGGACCTGGAGGCGGTTCCGGTCGGCGTCCGCGAAGACGGGTTCGTGTGGCTGCTGAAGGTGCTCTACGCCCACATCCTGCTTGCCGGGGCGATGGGTTCGGGGAAGGGCTCGGTGCTGTGGTCGATCATCGCCGGGATCGGCCCCGCCATCAAAGCCGGGATCGTCGATATCTGGTTGGCAGATCCCAAGGGCGGCATGGAATTCGGGCGCGGCCGTCGCCTGTGGGTCCGTTTCGAATACGAGGGCGACCGCATTATCGGCATGCTCACCGAGGCGGTCACTGTGATGCAGGAGCGTGCGGCCCGGTTGATGGAAGCCGGTGTGCGCAAGCATATTCCGACCGTCGACGAACCGCTGATCCTGATCATCATCGACGAGGCCGCGGCACTGTCGTCGTATGCGACCCGTGAGCAACAGGAGGAGTTCCGCCGGTTGACAGGCCTGCTGTTGTCGCAGGGCCGCGCGGTCGGAGTCTCGGTGATCGCCGCGTTGCAGGACCCGTCGAAAGAGACCATGCCCAACCGGCAACTGTTCCCGGTCCGTATCGGCCTGCGCCTGGACGAACCGACCCAGGTAGCGATGGTGCACGGCCAGGGTGCCCGCGATCGGGGTGCCCGCTGCGACGAGATCCCGGACACCACACCGGGTGTCGGCTACGTCGGGGAGGACGGCACCAGCGAGTTCGTTCGGGTGCGGGCGTTCTGGGTGTCCAACGAGGACATCGACGCCATCGTCGACGCCTACGCCCCCGAACAGCCCGACTTCGCCCCGCAGGCCGACTACAGCGACTTCGATCCCGATGACCTCGGCGACGAGAACCCCGGGCAGGTGGCGGCATGAGGACCGGGTTCGTGATCGAAGCGCACACGGTGATCCGCTGCGACGGCTGCGGGGACCTGTTCAGCGAGAACGGCTGCCAGGCAGCGTGCTTCGGTTCCACCAATCAGGCCGTCGCCTACATCACCGCCCGTACCACGCCGGGTGGCTGGGTCTACGACGGGGACCGCGTTCTGTGCGACGGCTGCACCGCCACCGCCGAATGCCAACAACACGGCCACACCTTCCCCGAATCCCGGCGCTGGCCGCTGGCCGACAAGAACCGTCCCCGCACCTGTTCCCGGTGCGGCATCTCCGACACAGAAATCGAGGAATGACCATGTACGACAACGATATTCACCCGCTCCGCTCTCGGCTGGCACAGCGGCTGGAAGACGAAGCGATCGACGCTGTCGTCGACGTTCGCGCTCGTCGGCGCTGCCACTACAACCGCGCCGGACTGGACCCAGTGACCGCGGCCGTGCAGCTGTGGGCCGAGACCGGTCACGCGCCCGGCTGGAACACCAACCTCGACGACGCTCTCGACGACGGAGAGGAGTGGGCGGCGTGACCAGCAAGAAAAAGCCTCCGGACACGAAAACCACTCAACCGCAAGTCAATCCGATCGTCGCGAAAGCCGCGGCCCAGGTGCGCAAGGCCAAGGACCGCCACCGCAAGCTGCCCGATGTCGGCCGGTGGGACTGCGACGGACAACTCCCCCTGTTCACCCCTGAAAGGCCGAAACGATGAACCAGAACCGAAACACCCAGCACGCCAACAGTTCTCACGACCCGACAGACATGATCGCCGCCGCGGTGATGGAGCTGGTGTGGCAGATCATCCGCGCCGGGTTCGTGGCGGCGTGGTGGGCGCTGTTGTTCCCGATGGTCTCGATCCCGCTCGGGGTGGCGGTGGCTGTCGGCGTGTGGGTGTCGTGGGTGCTGGGCGTCGTGGTGGTCGGGGTGTTCATCGCGGGGATGGTGCTGTGGCGACTGCGGAGTCCGCAGACCTTCGAGCGGTGGATCACCTCGCGGGCACGCGCCCGGTTCCTCACCTGGTGGCGCTACCGCCGTTGCTGGGCGAAGTATCTGGGCTCCTGCAAGCTCACGGTCGTCCGTGAGGATTCGACGCTGGTGCCGCGGCTGGTGACCGCACAGATTGGTACCGCGCTGGATCGGGTGCGGGTGCGGATGCTGGAGGGCCAGTGCCCCGCCGACTACGAAAGCCGTGTCGACCGGATCGCTCACACCTTCGGCGCGCACGAATGCCGTGCCACCATCGTCGGCCCCGGTCTCGTGGAACTGGTCCTGCGCCGGGCCGATTCGCTCGCCGACACCATCACTCTGCCCCGCCTCGACGGCTACCGGAAGGACGCTGCCTGATGACCGAGATCAACGACACCACCCCGGCCCGGCAGACCGCCGCGGAACGCCGTGCCCAACCGAACCTCATGGATGTCGCGCACGCCGCGGCAGAGAAGTTCGATGTCTGCCAGCGACCGATTCCGATGCGGGTGGAAGACCCGAAGACAGGCACGGTCACCTACGAGGGCGCACCGTGCAAGTCCACCATCGAATCGGTGTGCCCGGCCTGCGCGAAAGCCCATCGGCTGCTGCGGATCGCGCAATGCCGGGAGGGCTGGCACATCGCGACCGAGCCCGTGCCCTACGCGGTGGAGCCGACCGAGTGGCAAACCGAATTGCTCACTGCCCGAGCCGATCTGGTCACCGAGTACCGGCAGGCCACACAGGACGGTGACGAGGGCCTGACGGGCGGGCTGCGGGAAGAGATCCAGTGGCTCGATCAGCAGCTGCGGGAAACCGGCCTGCGTGGTCGTCTCCCGGCCGTGGATGCGGTGGCCAAGGACCGCCGTCGGCGTTCGACTCGCAGGCGGCAGGACGCCCCGAATCTGCCGCGGAAGAAGGTGGAGCGTCGCACGCTGGGCAAGGTGTTCGCGGAGCTGTACCGGCCGAGCATGTTCGTCACTCTCACCATGCCGTCGTACGGGCGGATCAACCAAGACGGCGCGAAAGACGACAAGGGCAAGCCGTGCTCGGACGGGTCGCCGGTCAACCCCGGCGGCTACGACTACACCACGCAGGCACGGGATATCGTGTTCTTCGCCAAGCTGGTGGACCGCTGGATTCAGAACCTGCGCCGCGCGGTCGGTTGGGACGTGCAGTACTTCGCCACGGTGGAGCCTCAGCGTCGCGGTGCCCCGCACTTGCATATCCTGATCCGAGGTGCCATCTCCCGGGAGATCCTGCGCCAGGTGACCGCGGCCACCTATCACCAGGTGTGGTGGCCCTACTTCGATCCGGAGAACCGCATCTACGGCGGTGAGCATCAACCGGTGTGGGACCACCGCAAAACCACCTTCGTCGACCCCGTGACCGGCGAACCGCTCACCGACTGGGATACCGCCCTGGATGCCCCGCAGCGTCAACCCGCGCACGTGGTCCGCTTCGGAGAGCAGATGGACCGCAAGCATATTCAGGGTGTGATCGCGGAGAAGGCGGGCAAGACCATCGGCTACGTCACCAAGTACCTGGTGAAGTCCATCGGCGAAATCGTCGAACCGCGCTCGGAGCGGGCCGCCGAGCATTACGACCGGTTGCATGCCGCGCTTCAACATGTGCCGTGCTCCCCGCGCTGCCCGGTCTGGCTCGAGTACGGCATCGTTCCGCACGGTGCCAGCGACAAGACCGTTCCCGGCCGGTGCAAGGGCAAGGCCCACCGCCGAGACACCCTCGGCCTGCCCGGCCGTCGCGTGCTGGTGTCGCGACGTTGGTCCGGCAAGACCCTTCCGGACCACCGGGCCGACCGAGTGGAGTTCGTTCGGCAGATGCTGGCCGCGGTCGGCATCGTGAAGCCGGATACCTCGCATCTGAAGGTCACGCCGGTCGAACCCGGTGACACACAGCGACCCGTCCGCGAACACCTGATCCTCGGCGCGATCTCACGCCGATCCGCATGGCGCGCGGAATACCTGAGAGCACGGATGGCCGCCGAACCACCTGGCAAATCAGATAGTTCGGCAATATCGACAGCGGCGTGAGGGGTGGAGAATGGACACCAACCTGGTTCATGGCGAATGGTTCACGACGAGACAGGCTGCGAAGGTGCTCGGTGTCGATGCATCCAGTCTGAGGCGGTGGCGTACTGCCGATCCGCCGTATGGCCCGGCGTATGTCCGGGTGTCCCCCCGCGTGGTGATGTACAGCGGGGCGGACATCGAGGCGTTCCTCCGAGCGCATCGGACTGACCCGGCTGCGGCAGCATGATGGCTGACCCGGTGAATCTCCCTGTGGGAGTGCGTATCTCGTTCGATATCGAAGAGCGAGCGGATTACGGGAAACGGCCGTTCAAGGCTCGGGCGCGTTGGATGGTGCCGGGCACCAAGAAGCGTTCGGCAATTGTGCAGCCGTTCGCGACGCGGGAGGAGGCCGACGAATGGATCGACTACCTGAAGCGGAAAGCAGCTCAGGGTATCGACCCGAGAACGGCAACCATGCGGCTGACGGAGTACGGCGATACGAATCTCGAACTCGCGCTGCGTGGTTTGGAGAAGAAGACGGGCGATCCGTACAAGGCGGGGTGGCGCAAGCGGATCGTTCCGGCTCTCGGTCACCTTCCGGTGTCCATGATCACGAACGGTGCCGTGGACCGCGCCGTGGTCGGATGGATCAACTCCGGTGCCAGCAAATCGACGGTGAAGAACAGTCTCGCGATGCTGGTCCGGGTGATGGAACAGGCCAAGCGGGATGGGCTGCGGTCGGACAATCCGGCACACATTCGGGGCTGGCAGAAGCTGTATCAGCAGATCGAAGACGAACTCGACGATCCGCGGTCGCTGGCGCTCCCGGACTGGGCTGCATTGACGACGCTGGCGAACGCGCTGGTGGAACGGTCGGCCGATCACTATCAGGGTTGGGGTGACGTGGTGGTCTTCGGCGCGTGCACCGCGGCCCGTATCGGGGAAGTCTCCGGCTGTCGGGTGCGTGACATCGACACGAAGACGTGGACGTGGACGGTGCGCCGACAGACCACGCCGTCACCGGGCGGACTGGATGACAAGGGCACCAAGGGGAATCGCGCGCGGGTGGTCCCGCTGATCGAAGAGGTGCGCACGCTGGTGTCGGCGCGGATGGATGCGGCAGGGCGAGACAAGCCAGATGCCCGGCTGTTTCGTGGTCCGCGCGGCGGCCGGATCGCTACCGGCGTGCTGCGGGATGCCACGCACTGGGATGAGGTGGTCGGCAAACTCGGCTACGACTACTTGCGGCGGCACGATCTTCGACATACCGGGCTGACGTGGATGGCCGACGCTGGCGTGCCGCTGCATGTGCTGCAGAAGATCGCCGGGCACGCCGATAGCCGCACGACGGAGAAGTACCTTCATCCCGATCTGCAGGAGGTCACCGGGGCGGGTGACAAGCTGTCGAAGCACCTGCGGTCCCGTTCTGGTCCCGCTCTACGGGTGGTGTGAAATGCAAAGAACCCTCTCCGACCGAGGTCAGAGAGGGTTTTTCCGTGTCGGGCTGACAGGATTCGAACCTGCGACCCCTTGACCCCCAGTCAAGTGCGCTACCAAGCTGCGCCACAGCCCGTGGCTCCCGCTCTTGCGGGTGCTGGATGAGATTACCCCAGGACCCCCTGGTTGTTCCAAATCGGCACGGTATGGGGGGTTGGGGGAGGGTTCACAAGGTGAATGGGGATATGTAGTATCCCGGTTATGAAGATGGGTGTGGGGGTTGAGTGGGCTTTGCACTGTTGTGTGGCTCTGGCTTGGCTGGAGGGGGATCGGCCGGTGTCTATCGGGTGGTTGGCGGGGTGGTTCGGGGTGCCGCAGGAGTATTTGAAGAAGCGGCTGCAGGGGTTGGTGCGGGCGGGGATTCTGGAGTCGACGGCGGGGGTGGGGGGTGGGTTCGGGTTGGCTCGGGCGGCGGAGCGGATCACGGTGATGGATGTGGTGGTGGCGGTCGAGGGTGGGGCGGAGCCGTTCCGGTGCACCGAGATTCGGCAGCAGGGGGTTGGCGGGGCGGGGAGTGTGTCGAAGTTCACGCGGCCGTGTGGGGTGGCGGTGGCGATGCGGCGGGCCGAAATGGCTTGGCGGCGTGAGCTGGCGGCGCAGACCATTGCCGATCTGGTGCGGGTGGCGCCCGCCGAGACCGCGGCTCGGGCGCGAAAGCACTTCGCGCAGAACGGCTGACGAAAGCGTGCCGTCATCGTTTGGCGGACAACCATATTAGAAAAAGGGATAGAAAGTATCCCTGTTAGGGAGGTTGCGATCATGTATGAGATCCTTGTTGCCGGTGGTGGATTCGCGGGTGTGTGGAGCGCCGCGGCGGCCGTGCGGACGGCCAGGCTCGCCGGTATCGCGGACGGTGAGCTCTCGGTGACGCTCGTCTCCGACGGCGACGATCTGGTGATCAGACCCCGGCTGTACGAGTCGGATCCGGAGAGCAAGCGGCTGCCGCTGAAGGGGATTCTCGGGCCGATCGGGGTCGAGGTCGTGGCGGCCACCGTGACCGACATCGATCCGGCGGCCCGCACCGCGCGCACGGTGGACGCGGCGGGCGGTGTCGGCGTCCTGCGTTACGACCGGCTGGTGCTGGCGACCGGGAGCCGGGTGATCCGGCCGTCCTTCCCGGGTGCCGATCTGGTGCACGACGTCGACACCGTGGGCGCGGCCGCCGCCCTCGAGGCCCACCTGCACCGGTTGCCGGGCGCGCCGGAGCCGGGGCGGTTCACGGCGGTCGTGATCGGGGCGGGCTTCACGGGGCTGGAGATCGCCACCGAACTCGTCGACCGCCTGCGTGCCATCGCCGCGCCGCACGGGCGCGCCGAGTCCGTGCGGGTGGTGCTGGTGGATCGGGGGGAGACGATCGGCTCGGGGTACGCCCCGGACGCGCGTGCCGTTATCGCCGACGCTCTCACCGCGCTGGGCGTGACGCAGCGGCTGGGTGTGTCGGCGACGGCGGTGGACGAGGCGGGCGTGGAGCTGTCCGACGGCTCGCGGCTCACCGCCCGCACGGTGGTGTGGACGGCGGGTGTGCGGGCCAGTGACCTCGCGGCGCACGTCTCGGACCGGCGCGACGGCCTCGGGCGTCTCGCGGTCGACGAATTCCTGCGGGTGCCGGATGCTCCGGGCGTGTACGCCGCCGGTGACACCGGCGCGGCCACGGCCGAGGCGGGTAACCCGGTGACGCAGAGCTGCCAGCACGCCATGCCGATGGGCAAGTTCGCCGGGCACAATGCCGTCGCCGATCTGCTCGGGGTGCCGCTCGCCGCGTTCCGCCCGGACCCGTACGTCACCTGCCTGGACCTCGGCTCGGCTGGGGCCGTGACCACCCGGGGCTTCGAGCGCACGCTGAATACGGTGGGGGAGATCGCCAAGCGGCGCAAGCTCGCGGTCAACGAGGTGTGGATCTACCCGCCGGTCGACGACGCGGAGGAATTGCTGCGCCAGGCCGACTTCCGGGTGTCGGCGCGGCGTAGCGTTTGACTCCTATCTACTAGGTAGGTACATAGATAGTGGAAGGGGTCGTCGAACCGCCGTCCGTGGCGAGAGTGGAGTGTGGTGCATGAGCTCGAACCCTCCGGCCCGTCGTGACCGCAGGGCCCTGCTGCGCAGGTCCACCCTCGCCGTGCTGGCGTGCGGGCTGACGGTCGCCGTCGTCGCGGTGGGCGCCACCATGGTCGGGCACTCCAAGGCCAGGACGCGGACGGCGCCGCGCGCGGTGACGGTGATGTTCGGCAAGCCGACCAAGATGCAGCGGTTCCGGTATTCGGTGCTGTACGACAAGAAGCCGTTTCCG encodes:
- a CDS encoding site-specific integrase, with product MVPGTKKRSAIVQPFATREEADEWIDYLKRKAAQGIDPRTATMRLTEYGDTNLELALRGLEKKTGDPYKAGWRKRIVPALGHLPVSMITNGAVDRAVVGWINSGASKSTVKNSLAMLVRVMEQAKRDGLRSDNPAHIRGWQKLYQQIEDELDDPRSLALPDWAALTTLANALVERSADHYQGWGDVVVFGACTAARIGEVSGCRVRDIDTKTWTWTVRRQTTPSPGGLDDKGTKGNRARVVPLIEEVRTLVSARMDAAGRDKPDARLFRGPRGGRIATGVLRDATHWDEVVGKLGYDYLRRHDLRHTGLTWMADAGVPLHVLQKIAGHADSRTTEKYLHPDLQEVTGAGDKLSKHLRSRSGPALRVV
- a CDS encoding helix-turn-helix domain-containing protein; this encodes MDTNLVHGEWFTTRQAAKVLGVDASSLRRWRTADPPYGPAYVRVSPRVVMYSGADIEAFLRAHRTDPAAAA
- a CDS encoding replication initiator; this translates as MTEINDTTPARQTAAERRAQPNLMDVAHAAAEKFDVCQRPIPMRVEDPKTGTVTYEGAPCKSTIESVCPACAKAHRLLRIAQCREGWHIATEPVPYAVEPTEWQTELLTARADLVTEYRQATQDGDEGLTGGLREEIQWLDQQLRETGLRGRLPAVDAVAKDRRRRSTRRRQDAPNLPRKKVERRTLGKVFAELYRPSMFVTLTMPSYGRINQDGAKDDKGKPCSDGSPVNPGGYDYTTQARDIVFFAKLVDRWIQNLRRAVGWDVQYFATVEPQRRGAPHLHILIRGAISREILRQVTAATYHQVWWPYFDPENRIYGGEHQPVWDHRKTTFVDPVTGEPLTDWDTALDAPQRQPAHVVRFGEQMDRKHIQGVIAEKAGKTIGYVTKYLVKSIGEIVEPRSERAAEHYDRLHAALQHVPCSPRCPVWLEYGIVPHGASDKTVPGRCKGKAHRRDTLGLPGRRVLVSRRWSGKTLPDHRADRVEFVRQMLAAVGIVKPDTSHLKVTPVEPGDTQRPVREHLILGAISRRSAWRAEYLRARMAAEPPGKSDSSAISTAA
- a CDS encoding DUF2637 domain-containing protein, whose product is MLIRERWMLAARVFAVLVIVGVGAAAFRLSFATLRDLAVLAHIPASDAWLFPLIVDGTILQATAGVLVLANTAKARRWFTWVLIAGAVVSVAGNSLHAVAAGHDLPGPLCALVAAIAPVGLLVDTHGLVMLFRTARTESIPVVEPTPEATPASEPTAAQPVSITSSSSRPVTPEPVASPNPALVQPVRPRVRPIHPPRPAQQQALPFAVS
- a CDS encoding RrF2 family transcriptional regulator — its product is MGVGVEWALHCCVALAWLEGDRPVSIGWLAGWFGVPQEYLKKRLQGLVRAGILESTAGVGGGFGLARAAERITVMDVVVAVEGGAEPFRCTEIRQQGVGGAGSVSKFTRPCGVAVAMRRAEMAWRRELAAQTIADLVRVAPAETAARARKHFAQNG
- a CDS encoding FtsK/SpoIIIE domain-containing protein; the protein is MIVFIPWLVGLVGGLAFLAWLIPWPGRPRAAREQTLEEIVAAAPAQLRPAVLVLCDPMHTALMLRAVGLGSVETGFPVLESYDYDRQGLVVEFQMVGGQSFKDWSNDETRDKLAHYLGVARVTVTSPEPGWVRLQVRVYDTLAASATVPTVVPNGVDLEAVPVGVREDGFVWLLKVLYAHILLAGAMGSGKGSVLWSIIAGIGPAIKAGIVDIWLADPKGGMEFGRGRRLWVRFEYEGDRIIGMLTEAVTVMQERAARLMEAGVRKHIPTVDEPLILIIIDEAAALSSYATREQQEEFRRLTGLLLSQGRAVGVSVIAALQDPSKETMPNRQLFPVRIGLRLDEPTQVAMVHGQGARDRGARCDEIPDTTPGVGYVGEDGTSEFVRVRAFWVSNEDIDAIVDAYAPEQPDFAPQADYSDFDPDDLGDENPGQVAA
- a CDS encoding AAA family ATPase codes for the protein MSDGETSEVRHRQIARQLRNDIEAGRLQPGQRLPSTRELAAQFDVSVGAINDAMEILTKDGLIYSRPRSGRIVADTVTSPTQPPERRRPRAVIVGGYAGSGKTEFGRILARETGWGMVDKDTITRSVVDAALVTLGSSMQDRDSDLYLNTIRPAEYECVEAAMLENIECGVSVICTAPYLREFKQRSWFERTQAALRGLGADMSVIWIECVPASMQSYIKRRGAIRDTWKLGHWDEYLARDVEPTFRPPWPHTVVINNRDSEPLQSQAKAFLRSLSE
- a CDS encoding phosphotransferase-like protein; this translates as MDAAVILYGPPASGKDTITDAMIAANPAFQLFRRLKVGTGRTATYRMTTFDHVAALENSGDVIWSNSRYDATYAVDRPELNRMVNADQIPVLHLGQVEAIEAVLAAMPHLRWTTVELWCPRDIAEQRIRARTTGDTDARLAAWDATVAIPQGMADLRIDTSAHSPAESAQQILHVVESSCHST
- a CDS encoding NAD(P)/FAD-dependent oxidoreductase yields the protein MYEILVAGGGFAGVWSAAAAVRTARLAGIADGELSVTLVSDGDDLVIRPRLYESDPESKRLPLKGILGPIGVEVVAATVTDIDPAARTARTVDAAGGVGVLRYDRLVLATGSRVIRPSFPGADLVHDVDTVGAAAALEAHLHRLPGAPEPGRFTAVVIGAGFTGLEIATELVDRLRAIAAPHGRAESVRVVLVDRGETIGSGYAPDARAVIADALTALGVTQRLGVSATAVDEAGVELSDGSRLTARTVVWTAGVRASDLAAHVSDRRDGLGRLAVDEFLRVPDAPGVYAAGDTGAATAEAGNPVTQSCQHAMPMGKFAGHNAVADLLGVPLAAFRPDPYVTCLDLGSAGAVTTRGFERTLNTVGEIAKRRKLAVNEVWIYPPVDDAEELLRQADFRVSARRSV